The following proteins come from a genomic window of Mariniflexile sp. TRM1-10:
- a CDS encoding SDR family oxidoreductase, with translation MKILVFGATGSQQFNVIGEAKKKGAEVIAATSSEKSFEKLKKAGAIPILADMSDADKMQKITKDIDATAFMVPVSLPNPLDGLQYAKNVIDAAKANGVKKIVWNTSGWLAPQKIGIPGEDVKLDIKDYLKNSGLDYVIIEPTIYMENMMGPFCAPFVKNEKKLAYPTPEAMPIGWIASRDVSTFVVEAIYNTQLKADTFQISGLENLRGNDLAEQFSKGVGENIMYYTQPSKEFGDILKPLVGEAAASGVAAFYTSLQEATEYPPKFNPNMSDVLEKLPVQMTSLEQWAKENKGYFFN, from the coding sequence ATGAAGATTTTAGTATTTGGAGCCACTGGCTCACAACAATTTAATGTAATAGGCGAAGCAAAGAAAAAAGGCGCAGAAGTAATTGCTGCTACAAGTTCAGAAAAAAGTTTTGAAAAATTAAAAAAAGCAGGCGCAATACCTATTTTGGCAGATATGAGTGATGCAGATAAAATGCAGAAAATCACCAAGGATATAGATGCGACAGCCTTTATGGTTCCCGTTTCTTTACCCAATCCATTAGATGGTTTGCAATATGCCAAAAATGTGATTGACGCCGCCAAAGCAAATGGTGTAAAGAAAATCGTTTGGAATACCAGTGGCTGGTTAGCTCCTCAAAAAATTGGAATACCTGGAGAAGATGTCAAATTGGATATCAAGGATTATCTAAAAAATAGTGGGTTAGATTACGTAATCATTGAACCTACTATTTATATGGAGAATATGATGGGGCCATTTTGTGCACCTTTTGTAAAAAACGAAAAGAAATTGGCCTACCCTACCCCAGAAGCAATGCCCATAGGTTGGATAGCTTCCAGAGATGTAAGTACCTTTGTAGTGGAAGCTATTTACAATACACAATTAAAAGCTGATACTTTCCAGATTAGCGGACTAGAAAATCTAAGAGGAAATGATTTAGCTGAACAGTTTTCTAAAGGTGTAGGCGAAAATATTATGTATTATACACAGCCATCCAAAGAATTTGGTGATATACTAAAGCCATTAGTTGGAGAAGCAGCAGCATCAGGCGTTGCGGCTTTTTATACAAGTCTGCAAGAAGCAACAGAATACCCGCCAAAGTTCAATCCCAATATGAGTGACGTATTAGAAAAACTCCCTGTCCAAATGACTTCGCTGGAACAATGGGCTAAAGAGAATAAGGGATATTTTTTTAACTGA
- a CDS encoding MBL fold metallo-hydrolase: MKIHHIRNATIVVEYAGKKILVDPMLSDKGTLPAFIPSKTWSFKRNPLYDLPISKAEIVKDIDFVFVSHLHYDHWDKEAVNTLPKGIKIFVQDLADQLKIEKSGFTNVEILTENSSYGEIKLNRTKAQHGKGYILRIAGFVCGLVLKHPTEKTLYIAADTVWYEGVLEALDQYKPDIVILNGGDNQFAFGGQLVMNKEDIYEVHKAIPSATIVVSHMEGVNHHTLTRKDLKEFLNEKGITDKVNVPEDGESYIF, from the coding sequence ATGAAAATTCATCACATACGAAACGCCACTATCGTAGTAGAATATGCAGGAAAGAAAATTTTGGTTGACCCCATGCTTTCAGATAAAGGGACATTACCAGCATTTATTCCATCAAAAACATGGAGTTTTAAACGAAATCCATTATACGATTTGCCTATCTCAAAAGCCGAAATCGTAAAAGATATTGACTTTGTTTTTGTGAGCCACTTGCATTATGACCATTGGGATAAAGAAGCTGTAAATACGTTACCTAAAGGAATTAAAATATTTGTACAAGACCTAGCGGATCAATTAAAGATTGAAAAATCGGGATTCACCAATGTAGAAATCCTCACTGAAAATTCTTCTTATGGCGAAATAAAACTTAACAGAACCAAAGCCCAGCACGGTAAAGGTTATATTTTGCGAATTGCAGGTTTTGTTTGTGGATTGGTATTAAAACATCCAACAGAAAAAACCTTGTACATCGCTGCCGATACTGTTTGGTATGAAGGAGTACTGGAAGCCTTAGACCAATATAAACCCGATATAGTCATTTTAAATGGTGGTGACAATCAATTTGCCTTTGGAGGTCAGCTAGTAATGAATAAAGAAGATATATACGAAGTTCATAAAGCAATTCCCTCCGCTACAATTGTAGTAAGCCATATGGAAGGCGTCAACCATCATACACTTACAAGAAAAGATTTGAAAGAATTTCTTAATGAAAAAGGAATCACCGATAAAGTGAACGTTCCTGAAGATGGGGAATCATACATCTTTTAA
- a CDS encoding winged helix-turn-helix transcriptional regulator has product MEKNLKKIPPCDENCPVKASLNLLSGKWTLMILFQINDKVMRYGELKRAVPGISEKMLIQELNMLVKNELVSKKAYPEIPPKVEYRLTELGLKTLPIVDQLAQFGLENLV; this is encoded by the coding sequence ATGGAAAAAAACTTAAAAAAAATTCCGCCTTGCGATGAAAATTGTCCCGTAAAAGCATCTTTGAACCTGTTAAGCGGCAAATGGACACTAATGATACTATTTCAAATCAATGACAAAGTGATGAGATATGGTGAGCTAAAAAGAGCTGTTCCGGGCATCAGTGAAAAAATGTTGATACAAGAATTAAATATGCTTGTTAAAAATGAATTGGTTAGTAAGAAAGCTTATCCCGAAATCCCTCCCAAAGTGGAATATCGGTTGACCGAATTAGGTTTAAAAACTTTACCGATTGTTGATCAATTGGCTCAATTTGGGTTAGAAAATTTAGTTTAA